One Lacticaseibacillus rhamnosus genomic window carries:
- the sdaAB gene encoding L-serine ammonia-lyase, iron-sulfur-dependent subunit beta: MPDVRFHSVFDIIGPVMVGPSSSHTAGAARIGKVVRDIFGETPETITIYLYESFAKTYRGHGTDVALVAGLLGMAPDDPRLPESLKLAYDQGIKVSFVPKSDKVDHPNTAHIVLQAGDHRLAVTGVSIGGGNIQITEINGFKISLSMGQPTYITIHDDVPGMIAQVTKIFSDAGINIGTMTVTRTAKGEQAIMIIETDDYHDDILAKLKLLPHMRNVTYFE, translated from the coding sequence ATGCCAGATGTACGTTTTCACAGCGTCTTTGATATTATTGGACCGGTTATGGTGGGGCCTAGTAGCTCACATACAGCCGGGGCAGCGCGGATCGGTAAAGTCGTGCGCGATATTTTTGGCGAAACCCCGGAGACGATTACGATTTACCTTTACGAATCATTTGCCAAAACCTATCGCGGTCATGGTACCGATGTGGCGCTAGTAGCAGGGCTGTTGGGGATGGCACCCGATGATCCGCGGTTGCCGGAATCGCTGAAGCTGGCCTATGACCAAGGGATTAAAGTGAGTTTTGTGCCGAAAAGCGATAAGGTTGATCATCCTAACACGGCACATATTGTCTTGCAAGCCGGTGATCACCGGTTAGCGGTCACCGGGGTTTCCATTGGTGGCGGGAATATTCAGATCACGGAAATCAATGGGTTTAAGATATCGTTGAGCATGGGTCAGCCGACTTATATCACCATTCATGACGATGTACCGGGGATGATTGCACAGGTCACCAAGATTTTCTCCGATGCCGGCATTAATATCGGGACAATGACGGTGACCCGCACCGCTAAAGGGGAACAGGCAATTATGATCATTGAAACGGATGATTATCATGATGATATTTTGGCCAAATTGAAATTATTACCGCATATGCGCAATGTCACTTACTTTGAGTGA
- the sdaAA gene encoding L-serine ammonia-lyase, iron-sulfur-dependent, subunit alpha: MFYTVKELVEQSHAFSSVAELMVHTEVENSTRTEAQIRHLMSRNLEVMERSVKEGIAGVKSVTGLTGGEAKKLNHYIADDRFMSGKPIMEAVRNAVAVNEVNAKMGLICATPTAGSAGVLAGVLLAMRDRLHLTHDQQLDFLFTAGAFGLVIANNAGIAGAEGGCQEEVGSASAMAAAALVCANGGSAEQAATAVAITLQNMLGLVCDPVAGLVEVPCVKRNALGASQAMISADMALAGCISVIPADEVIEAVNRVGMQLPATLRETGEGGLATTPTGLRLKEQIFGKK, translated from the coding sequence ATGTTTTATACCGTTAAAGAACTTGTAGAACAAAGTCATGCCTTCTCCTCGGTTGCCGAACTCATGGTGCATACGGAAGTCGAAAACTCAACGCGGACTGAAGCACAGATCCGTCATTTAATGAGCCGTAATCTGGAAGTGATGGAACGCTCGGTTAAGGAAGGCATTGCCGGGGTCAAAAGTGTCACCGGGTTAACCGGCGGCGAGGCCAAAAAGCTGAACCATTATATTGCTGATGACCGGTTCATGAGCGGTAAACCGATCATGGAGGCTGTTCGCAATGCAGTGGCAGTTAATGAAGTGAACGCTAAAATGGGGCTGATTTGTGCGACGCCGACTGCGGGATCGGCAGGAGTTCTGGCCGGTGTTTTGTTGGCGATGCGTGATCGCCTGCACCTGACGCATGATCAGCAGCTTGATTTTCTTTTTACCGCTGGGGCGTTTGGCTTGGTCATTGCAAATAATGCCGGGATTGCCGGAGCAGAAGGCGGGTGCCAGGAAGAAGTTGGCTCGGCCAGTGCGATGGCTGCGGCGGCGTTGGTTTGTGCTAATGGCGGCAGTGCCGAACAGGCAGCCACCGCCGTTGCGATTACGTTGCAAAACATGCTGGGGTTGGTTTGTGACCCAGTTGCCGGCTTGGTGGAGGTTCCGTGTGTGAAGCGAAATGCATTGGGAGCAAGTCAAGCCATGATTTCCGCTGACATGGCATTGGCCGGTTGCATCAGTGTGATTCCGGCCGATGAGGTGATTGAAGCGGTTAATCGCGTCGGCATGCAGTTGCCAGCAACATTGCGGGAAACCGGTGAGGGCGGCCTAGCAACGACACCAACTGGCTTACGGCTGAAAGAACAAATCTTCGGCAAAAAGTAA